The Megalops cyprinoides isolate fMegCyp1 chromosome 12, fMegCyp1.pri, whole genome shotgun sequence genome contains a region encoding:
- the LOC118787363 gene encoding acyl-coenzyme A thioesterase 1-like: protein MFFSQRLKIAFAARKSNAGYFQLALRRFINNNTMTPVKIKVNSDKCLFDAPVQIKVEGLRPKQLVTFRATLADERQDIFVSNAQFEADSQGVVDLSNSASLGGDYIGVHPMGFMWAMKSQKELGRLFKKDVTSPFRVHFSVHDKGTDQVGPALASCFHERMFLGNGMRRIPVREGRIRATLFLPPGEGPFPGVLELGGTAGGLLEYRACLLANHGFATMSLAYFSFEDLPKLLLELDLEYFEEALHYFQKLPQVKKGGVGLMGISKGVDLCLSMASFLEGVSAVVCVNGCNANLQSLLHFRGNTMPGLGLSADRIIIRDSGVLNVRGCYDNPWDPENQACVIPIERASARLLFVVAKDDQVWDSEIYAREAEKQLLSHGKMRPEILALPGAGHLLEPPYFPSCPASYHKFVGTSVEWGGEPESHAAAQDRAWLRIRQFFRENLGGEAERQSKL from the exons ATGTTTTTCTCTCAGCGCTTAAAAATCGCTTTTGCAGCAAGAAAATCTAATGCTGGGTACTTTCAACTTGCTTTGCGTCGTTTTATAAACAACAACACTATGACACcggtaaaaataaaagtaaattctGATAAGTGTTTATTTGACGCTCCCGTGCAAATAAAAGTGGAGGGGCTGCGTCCCAAACAGCTCGTGACTTTTCGAGCTACTCTGGCCGACGAGAGGCAGGACATATTTGTGTCCAACGCTCAATTTGAGGCTGACAGTCAAGGTGTTGTGGATTTAAGTAATTCTGCGTCTCTAGGAGGAGATTATATTGGAGTACACCCCATGGGATTTATGTGGGCTATGAAATCACAAAAGGAATTGGGACGGCTGTTTAAGAAGGACGTAACTTCGCCGTTCAGAGTACACTTCTCTGTGCATGACAAAGGAACAGATCAGGTGGGACCTGCACTAGCGTCTTGCTTTCACGAAAGGATGTTTCTTGGAAATGGGATGAGAAGAATACCAGTAAGAGAGGGCCGAATTCGAGCGACATTATTTCTACCCCCCG gagagggtccATTCCCTGGAGTTTTGGAGCTGGGAGGTACAGCGGGTGGTCTCTTGGAGTATCGGGCCTGTCTCCTGGCCAATCATGGTTTTGCCACAATGTCATTAGCCTACTTTTCCTTTGAGGATTTGCCAAAGCTCCTTCTTGAGCTTGACCTGGAATACTTTGAGGAGGCTCTCCACTACTTCCAAAAACTGCCCCAG GTGAAGAAGGGTGGGGTGGGTCTCATGGGCATCTCCAAAGGGGTTGACCTGTGCTTGTCCATGGCCAGCTTCCTGGAAGGGGTATCCGCAGTCGTGTGTGTGAACGGCTGCAACGCTAACCTGCAGTCTCTGCTGCACTTCCGTGGGAACACCATGCCGGGCCTTGGCCTATCAGCAGACAGGATCATAATTCGGGATTCCGGGGTGCTGAATGTCCGCGGCTGCTATGACAACCCCTGGGACCCTGAGAACCAGGCCTGCGTGATTCCCATCGAGAGGGCGAGTGCCCGCCTCCTGTTCGTGGTGGCCAAGGACGACCAGGTGTGGGACTCAGAAATATATGCCCGGGAAGCAGAAAAGCAGTTACTGTCCCATGGAAAGATGCGCCCGGAGATCTTGGCTCTCCCCGGCGCTGGGCACCTTCTGGAGCCGCCTTACTTCCCTTCCTGTCCAGCGTCCTACCACAAGTTTGTCGGGACCTCTGTGGAGTGGGGGGGCGAGCCAGAGTCTCATGCGGCGGCCCAGGATAGGGCGTGGCTTCGAATCAGGCAGTTCTTCCGTGAGAATTtaggaggggaggcagagaggcaaaGCAAACTCTGA
- the LOC118786493 gene encoding cytosolic phospholipase A2 zeta-like, producing the protein MSARLGRITGQVLPLLSAAVLQQRRREQETQKPAKAWRDVDPYWNVTVKVLRAKNIPKHDTLSESDCYVSLRLPTASSRTYHTQTVPNSRNPEWNETFQFRVHSHVKNILELNVLDKDLLTSDDLCATVLFDFNNLCPGKKERKVFTLDPEEKDELWVEFQMEESEDPPGEYITNGVLVAGPFSLLEVKVEESSKENERQDLVLKLNGAYEEEQVVLGSHLPASVEQPIQFHINRDLETELEVHRLTEKNEEDTRKSEDEAGGETQEVPDRTTVPLKSLPLNHEVTLSVPVGKDEIDLQLKAKDCSDALDVRLGFDIPKEEKAFLEKRKDLVSRTLQKALLLPSAPESHQVPVVAVVGSGGGTRAMTALYGSLKGLQTLGLLDAVSYITGVSGSTWTMSNLYADSDWSQRDMEAPLSSVRSEISKSLSGILSPGQLKYYIQELQKKAWGGQLVSFIDVFGLMIEHLIHGKTNCSTLSSQQRAVAEGQNPYPIYTAVNVKDGINGSTAVAEWCEFTPYEVGIPKYGAFVRTEDFGSEFYMGHLIKKHPEMRISFLLGMWSSVLSFNLTQVVRTLTGSVPTWISGLGEDIHDTDESDAHGHPPSALHTYFIEPVGNLTEMLENLLTDRPIISQTYNFLRGFSLHWNYSESNGFLTWKDTHVDAFPNSLTPSDSKLKLVDSGFAINVGFPPLMRPQRNVDLILSFNYSWQDDQFKVLKHTAQYCADHRLPFPNIDFSSLEGKPLQECYLFRDEDNPSAPIVLHFPLINASFREFRAPGVRRVGEVELTEGQVDVSSSGSPYRTYHFTYTPEEFQRLVALTSYNVVNNKETILRALQLSLNRHNPTEKMTQPSQMPSESPSCCKKRMK; encoded by the exons ATGTCGGCGAGGCTGGGCAGGATCACAGGGCAGGTGCTGCCTCTGCTCTCAGCGGCTGTCCTTCAGCAACGCCGCAGGGAACAGGAGACGCAGAAACCGGCGAAGGCTTGG AGAGATGTGGACCCTTATTGGAATGTGACTGTTAAGGTTCTGCGTGCCAAGAATATTCCCAAGCATGACACCT TGTCAGAGTCGGACTGCTACGTCAGCCTGCGTCTCCCCACCGCCTCCTCCAGAACCtaccacacacagactgtgcCCAACTCCCGCAACCCGGAGTGGAACGAGACGTTCCAATTCCGTGTGCACAGTCATGTGAAG AACATTCTGGAACTGAATGTCCTTGATAAAGACTTGCTGACCTCTGATGACCTCTGTGCCACGGTGCTGTTTGACTTCAATAACCTGTGCCcaggaaagaaggaaaggaaGGTGTTCACCTTGGACCCTGAG GAAAAGGACGAGCTGTGGGTGGAATTCCAAATGGAGGAGAG tgAAGACCCGCCAGGAGAGTACATCACTAATGGAGTCCTGGTG GCTGGGCCATTTTCTCTCCTGGAGGTGAAAGTGGAGGAGTCCTCAAAGGAAAATG AGAGACAAGACCTGGTTCTGAAACTGAATGGCGCATACGAGGAGGAGCAGGTGGTGCTGGGCTCTCACCTGCCAGCCAGTGTGGAGCAGCCAATCCAGTTCCACATCAACAGGGACCTGGAGACGGAGCTAGAGGTCCACCGCCTTACAGAGAAG AATGAAGAAGATACCCGGAAAAGTGAAGATGAAGCTGGAGGAGAGACGCAGGAAGTCCCGGACAGAACCACAGTCCCTCTGAAGTCACTTCCTCTTAATCATGAAGTAACACTGTCTGTGCCAGTAGGGAAG GATGAAATTGATCTTCAGCTGAAGGCTAAGGACTG CTCTGACGCCCTGGATGTGCGTTTGGGGTTTGATATCCCTAAGGAGGAGAAGGCATTTTTGGAGAAGAGGAAAGATCTGGTGTCCCGTACTCTTCAGAAAGCTCTGCTTCTCCCCTCTGCACCAGAGTCCCATCAG GTGCCtgtggtggcggtggtgggTTCGGGGGGTGGAACCAGGGCAATGACAGCCCTCTACGGGAGTCTGAAGGGACTCCAGACCCTTGGCCTGCTGGACGCAGTCAGCTACATCACGGGCGTGTCTGGCTCTACATG GACGATGTCCAACCTGTACGCAGATTCGGACTGGtcacagagagacatggaggCTCCGCTGTCTTCAGTGAGGTCAGAGATCAGCAAAAGCCTGTCTGGGATCCTCTCCCCCGGCCAGCTGAAATACTACATCCAGGAACTGCAGAAGAAAGCGTGGGGTGGCCAGCTTGTGTCCTTCATTGACGTGTTTGGTCTCATGATTGAGCACCTCATCCACGGCAAG ACTAATTGCAGCACCCTTtccagccagcagagggcagtagcAGAAGGACAAAACCCCTATCCCATCTACACAGCTGTAAACGTGAAGGATGGTATCAATGGCAGCACAGCTGTTGCTG AGTGGTGTGAATTTACCCCCTATGAGGTTGGCATCCCTAAGTATGGTGCCTTTGTGAGGACAGAGGATTTTGGGAGTGAGTTTTACATGGGTCATCTGATCAAGAAACACCCAGAAATGCGCATCTCTTTTCTGCTCg ggaTGTGGAGCAGCGTGCTCTCCTTTAACCTGACACAGGTGGTGAGGACTCTCACTGGCTCTGTGCCCACCTGGATATCAGGGCTTGGTGAGGACATTCATGACACAG ACGAGAGCGACGCCCACGGCCACCCACCATCAGCACTGCACACCTACTTTATCGAGCCCGTGGGCAACCTCACTGAGATGCTGGAAAACCTCCTAACTGACCGACCAATCATCAGCCAGACTTATAACTTCCTGCGTGGGTTCAGTCTGCACTGGAACTACAGTGAGAGCAATGGCTTCCTGACATGGAAAG ATACACACGTGGACGCCTTTCCGAACAGCCTGACGCCCTCAGACTCTAAACTCAAACTTGTGGACTCTGGGTTTGCCATTAATGTGGGATTCCCTCCCTTAATGAGGCCACAAAGAAATGTGGACCTCATCTTGTCCTTCAACTACTCATGGCAAGATGACCAGTTCAAG gtcCTGAAGCACACAGCCCAATACTGTGCTGATCACCGCCTGCCCTTCCCCAACATTGACTTCAGCTCCCTGGAGGGGAAACCCCTGCAGGAATGCTACCTCTTTAGAGATGAGGACAATCCCAGCGCTCCCATAGTGCTTCACTTCCCCCTCATCAACGCCTCCTTCCGAGAGTTCCGAGCCCCTG GTGTGAGGCGTGTGGGAGAGGTGGAGCTAACAGAGGGGCAGGTGGACGTCAGCAGCAGCGGCTCCCCCTACAGGACTTACCATTTTACATACACCCCAGAGGAGTTCCAGCGACTGGTGGCTCTCACTTCCTACAATGTGGTCAACAACAAGGAGACCATTCTTCGGGCTCTACAGCTGTCTCTGAATAGACACAACCCTACCGAAAAAATGACCCAGCCCTCCCAAATGCCATCGGAATCACCGTCCTGCTGcaagaaaagaatgaaataa
- the ehd4 gene encoding EH domain-containing protein 4 — protein MFSWSNKEQGGRNKESEMFQTVTEGLQSLYTKKLLPLEEMYLFHEFHSPALEAADFQSKPMVLLVGQYSTGKTTFIRYLLEQDFPGMRIGPEPTTDGFIAVMYGENEGVVPGNALVVDPKKPFRKLNAFGNAFLNRFICSQMPNQVLQSISVIDTPGILSGEKQRISRGYDFSEVLRWFGERVDRIILLFDAHKLDISDEFSEAIRAFRGQDDKIRVVLNKADQVDTQQLMRVYGALMWSLGKVINTPEVVRVYLGSFWAKPLQNTDNRRLFEAETQDLFRDIQSLPRNAALRKLNDLIKRARLAKVHAYIISHLKKEMPSLFGKEKKKEELISRLPEIYTTLQREHHISPGDFPNVTKMQEQLQNYDFSKFPSLKTKLIESVDKMLANKIAGLMTMIREEESKQPPQMVTGGAFEGAQDGPFGHGYEEGIRAGADAEDWIVSRDKPKYDEIFYTLMPVNGKISGGNAKKEMMNSRLPNSVLGKIWKLADCDRDGMLDDEEFALAQHLIKIKLEGFELPTELPDHLVPPSHRKNPIADTLYNHEED, from the exons ATGTTCAGCTGGTCGAACAAGGAGCAGGGCGGGAGGAATAAGGAAAGCGAGATGTTTCAGACCGTTACCGAAGGTCTGCAGAGTCTCTACACCAAAAAATTACTGCCTTTGGAGGAAATGTACCTTTTTCACGAGTTCCACTCGCCGGCGTTGGAGGCGGCGGATTTTCAGAGCAAGCCCATGGTGCTTCTCGTGGGCCAGTACTCCACGGGGAAAACTACATTTATAAG gtaTCTGCTGGAGCAGGACTTCCCAGGCATGCGGATCGGACCAGAACCCACAACGGATGGATTCATCGCTGTGATGTACGGGGAAAACGAGGGGGTGGTCCCAGGCAACGCCCTGGTCGTGGACCCTAAAAAACCCTTTCGCAAGCTCAACGCCTTTGGAAACGCTTTCTTGAACAG GTTCATCTGCTCCCAGATGCCCAATCAGGTGCTACAGAGCATCAGTGTCATCGACACACCAGGGATCCTCTCTGGAGAGAAGCAGCGCATCAGCCGAG GCTATGACTTCTCGGAGGTGCTGCGCTGGTTCGGGGAGCGGGTGGACCGCATCATCCTGCTGTTCGACGCCCACAAGCTGGACATCTCCGATGAGTTCTCCGAGGCCATCCGGGCCTTCCGCGGCCAGGACGACAAGATCCGCGTGGTGCTCAACAAGGCAGACCAGGTGGACACCCAGCAGCTGATGCGCGTGTACGGCGCCCTCATGTGGTCGCTGGGCAAAGTGATCAACACGCCGGAGGTGGTGCGTGTCTACCTGGGCTCCTTCTGGGCCAAGCCGCTGCAGAACACCGACAACCGGCGGCTCTTCGAGGCCGAGACCCAGGACCTGTTCCGGGACATCCAGAGCCTGCCCCGCAACGCAGCACTGCGCAAGCTCAACGACCTCATCAAGCGCGCCCGTCTGGCTAAG GTGCACGCTTACATCATCAGTCACCTGAAGAAGGAGATGCCGTCTCTGTTtgggaaggagaagaagaaggaggagctgATCAGCCGTCTGCCAGAGATCTACACCACCCTGCAGCGGGAGCACCACATCTCCCCCGGGGACTTCCCCAACGTCACCAAGATGCAG GAGCAGCTGCAAAATTATGACTTTAGCAAGTTCCCTTCGCTCAAGACGAAGCTGATCGAATCTGTGGACAAGATGCTGGCCAATAAGATCGCCGGGCTGATGACGATGATCCGGGAGGAAGAGAGCAAGCAGCCGCCGCAGATGGTGACAGGAGGGGCCTTCGAGGGTGCACAGGACGGGCCGTTCGGACATGGGTACGAGGAGGGCATCCGAGCAGGGGCGGACGCCGAGGACTGGATCGTCAGCCGCGACAAGCCCAAGTACGACGAGATCTTCTACACTCTCATGCCGGTAAACGGAAAGATCTCCGGCGGCAACGCCAAGAAGGAGATGATGAACTCGCGGCTGCCCAACTCGGTGCTGGGGAAGATCTGGAAGCTGGCGGACTGCGACAGGGACGGCATGCTGGACGACGAGGAGTTCGCCCTGGCCCAGCACCTCATCAAGATCAAGCTGGAAGGCTTTGAGCTGCCCACAGAGCTGCCCGATCACCTGGTGCCTCCGTCACACAGGAAGAACCCCATCGCCGACACCCTCTACAACCACGAGGAGGACTAA